CGGCATCAACTCCTCATTCCCGTTCACACCCTCATCGACCGCATAGCCAAACATCATTCCCTGGTCGCCGGCGCCGCCGGTGTCTACGCCCATGGCGATGTCGCCGGACTGCTTGTTGATGCTGGAAATCACGGCGCAGGTATTCGAATCGAAGCCGTAGAGCGCGTTGTTGTAACCGATCGAAGCGATCACGCCGCGCACCAGGGCTTGGAAATCCACATAGGCTTTGGTGGTAATTTCTCCGGCAATAACCACCAGCCCGGTCGCGGTCAACGTTTCGCAGGCCACGCGGCTCATGGGATCTTCCGCCAGGCAAGCATCAAGTACTGAATCAGAAATCTGGTCGGCGATCTTATCCGGATGGCCCTCAGTCACAGACTCAGAGGTAAAGAGGTACGGGTTGCGGGATGACAATTTAGTTTTCTCCTTCAAACGCGGTCAAGGTGCGAGCTGCTCTCCAGCTCCGTTCCTGTTTTCCCGATCGACGCGGAATGTCTACGCCATCTTGAATCAGGGCCATTCGACTCAGGGGAGGTCTGGGCCACTCTTCGGAACCCAATATGAGAACAGAAGGCAATTAAATGAACACCTTGCAGCCTAATAAGAAAGTTATCAAAGAACCTCGGCAGGTGCAATGGATTTTGGCTCAAGCGTACCTCCGTACAGTGGAAGGGGAAAGCAACGGCGTGGGCGGGGAAAGCGATAACCCGAATGGACTCTTTCGTTTGTCCGGTTTTGACCTTGCTACCACTCAGTTACCATGGTTCATTGCTCATGGTTCCCCGGGGTGCCTATAATTTGAAAACTTCAAAGCTTCAAAGGACCCTTTGATGTCGAACGCGGCGGGAACCGAGACTGCTCGTCAATCTCAGGAATTGCGCATTTTTCATGACGTGGCCAAGGCCCTGACTTCGTCTCTGGACTTGGATTCTATCCTGCAAACCATCATGGAAAAGATGGCGGAATACTTCCGTCCGGATACGTGGTCTCTATTGATGGTGGATGAGCAAAAGAGTGAACTCTACTTTGCCATTGCCGTGGGCTCGGCTTCCGAGGCGCTGAAGAATGTTCGCCTGAAAGTTGGCGAAGGCATCGCCGGGCATGTCGCTAAATACGGCGAGAAACTCATCGTTCCCGACGTCCGTTCCGACAAACGCTTCACCAAACGCATCGACAAAGTCACGCAGATGGAAACGCAATCCATTATTTGCGTTCCCCTGAAATCCAAGCTGCGCGTGCTGGGCGTGATTCAGCTGGTGAACGTCAATATGAACCACTTCACCGAAGCGGAGTCGTTCTTTCTGCAATCGCTCTGTGACTATGCAGCCATCGCCATCGAAAATGCCCGGTCAGTGGAGCGAATCCAGGAATTGACCA
Above is a window of Candidatus Sulfotelmatobacter sp. DNA encoding:
- a CDS encoding sensor domain-containing diguanylate cyclase, with amino-acid sequence MSNAAGTETARQSQELRIFHDVAKALTSSLDLDSILQTIMEKMAEYFRPDTWSLLMVDEQKSELYFAIAVGSASEALKNVRLKVGEGIAGHVAKYGEKLIVPDVRSDKRFTKRIDKVTQMETQSIICVPLKSKLRVLGVIQLVNVNMNHFTEAESFFLQSLCDYAAIAIENARSVERIQELTITDDCTGLYNARHLYKTLESEVYRSSRFGYEFSVLFIDLDHFKQVNDTHGHLIGSKLLAEIGYLIKAQLRLIDFAFRYGGDEFVVLLPQTSKDAALVVARRLRDSLRASAFCKEESLNLNVRASMGLAT